The Terriglobia bacterium genome includes the window GCAGGAGGTTTGTCCTCTGTAGTTGGGATCGGAATCAACGGTCGACCCTGCTCATCGTTGACTTCCCAGTTGCCCATTCGGAGTTGATCCACGCTGCGGGCGCCGCCAGTCCGAGGAAGCCCTTCCACATTTCGATACAGACCTTCGCCATAAACGCTCATGCTGGACGCTACGACGACAGACTCCACCGGCTTCTTGCTCAGTGCTTGCATCAGAGTAGCGGTCCCGCCATTATTTACGCTGGTGTATTCCTCGATCTGATACATGCTCTGCCCCACGCCGACGAGAGCTACCAGATGGATCACGGAATCGATTTGCCGGAGCGCTCGTGACAACA containing:
- a CDS encoding SDR family NAD(P)-dependent oxidoreductase, producing the protein MSHKNILITGGAGFIGAHVANELLEHGYRVRALDDLVPQVHGPERARPAYLDADVELIVGDIRNSEVLSRALRQIDSVIHLVALVGVGQSMYQIEEYTSVNNGGTATLMQALSKKPVESVVVASSMSVYGEGLYRNVEGLPRTGGARSVDQLRMGNWEVNDEQGRPLIPIPTTEDKPPA